The following are from one region of the Acipenser ruthenus chromosome 19, fAciRut3.2 maternal haplotype, whole genome shotgun sequence genome:
- the LOC117424733 gene encoding dnaJ homolog subfamily A member 2, with the protein MANVADTKLYDILGVSPTANENELKKAYRKLAKEYHPDKNPNAGDKFKEISFAYEVLSNQEKRELYDRYGEQGLREGGGGGAGMDDIFSHIFGGGLFGFMGGQSRNRNGRRRGEDMVHPLKVSLEDLYNGKATKLQLSKSVLCASCNGQGGKSGAVQKCAACRGRGMRIMIRQLAPGMVQQMQSVCSDCNGEGEVINEKDRCKKCEGKKVIKEVKILEVHVDKGMKHGQKITFGGEADQAPGVEPGDIVLVLQAKEHETFRRESNDLHMTHKIGLVEALCGFQFTLKHLDGRQIVVKYPPGKVIEPGSLRVVRGEGMPQYRNPFEKGDLYIKFDVEFPGNNWISPEKLMELEDFLPSRAEAPTICGDSEEVDLQDYDTSHGSSGGQRREAYNDSSDDESGHHGPGVQCAHQ; encoded by the exons ATGGCGAACGTTGCTGATACTAAACTATACGACATCCTCGGGGTATCCCCCACAGCCAACGAAAACGAGCTCAAAAAG gcatacAGGAAATTAGCTAAAGAATATCATCCTGATAAGAATCCAAATGCAGGGGATAAG TTTAAAGAAATAAGCTTTGCTTATGAAGTACTTTCCAACCAAGAGAAACGAGAACTGTACGACCGCTATGGGGAGCAGGGATTACGGGAAGGTGGTGGAGGAGGGGCCGGAATGGACGATATATTCTCCCACATATTTGGTGGGGGCCTGTTTGGGTTCATGGgtggccagagcaggaaccgcaatGGAAGACGAAGGGGTGAAGATATGGTTCACCCACTCAA AGTATCATTGGAAGACCTGTATAATGGAAAGGCAACTAAACTACAACTAAGCAAGAGTGTTCTCTGTGCTTCCTGTAATGG ccAGGGTGGCAAATCGGGAGCTGTCCAGAAATGTGCAGCTTGCAGAGGACGTGGCATGCGTATCATGATCAGACAGTTAGCCCCGGGAATGGTTCAACAGATGCAGTCTGTGTGTTCTGACTGTAATGGTGAAG GTGAAGTTATCAATGAAAAGGATCGCTGTAAAAAATGTGAGGGTAAGAAAGTGATCAAAGAAGTAAAAATCCTGGAGGTTCATGTAGACAAGGGCATGAAACATGGACAGAAGATTACTTTTGGTGGAGAAGCTGACCAGGCTCCTGGTGTGGAACCAGGGGACATTGTCCTTGTACTGCAAGCAAAAGAGCATGAG ACATTTAGGCGAGAGAGCAACGACTTGCATATGACCCACAAGATTGGCCTTGTTGAAGCACTTTGTGGATTCCAGTTTACGTTGAAACACCTGGATGGACGACAGATTGTGGTCAAGTACCCCCCTGGAAAAGTTATTGAGCCAG GTTCTCTGCGGGTGGTGCGAGGTGAAGGCATGCCACAGTATCGCAACCCATTTGAAAAGGGAGACCTGTATATTAAATTTGATGTAGAGTTCCCAGGAAACAATTGGATAAGCCCAGAAAAATTAATG GAACTTGAGGACTTTCTCCCATCTAGAGCGGAGGCTCCAACTATATGTGGAGATTCAGAAGAGGTAGACCTTCAGGATTATGATACAAGTCATGGTTCATCTGGTGGGCAGAGACGTGAAGCTTACAACGATAGCTCTGATGATGAAAGTGGGCACCACGGTCCTGGCGTACAGTGCGCACACCAGTAA